The genomic region GGGGTGTCGGTCACCGAGGGCACGGTCTCCTCCTGGCTCAAGCAGGTGGGCGAGACCGTGGAGGTCGGTGAGCCGATCTGCGAGGTGTCCACCGACAAGGTCGACACCGAGATCGAGAGCACGGTCGCGGGGATGCTGGCCGAGCAGCGCTACGCCGAGGGCGAGGTCGTCCAGGTCGGCGAGCCGCTCGCGGTCGTGACCAGAGACGGGTCCCCTGCTCCCGCGGTGGGAACCTCGCCCGCGGCCGTCCCCGCGTCGCCCCCCGTACCTGCCACGCTGCGACCCCACCGTTTCGATCACGAAGCAGAGGTTCGGAGGGTGCTTGACGGACTGGAGCGCTCCGGGCGGTCGCCGGCGTCTCCAGGGGCCCGTAGGCTCGCGGCTGATCTCGGGGTGGACCTCGCCACGGTGCGAGGCACCGGTGGCGCCGGGCACGTCACCCGCCGGGACGTCCTCGAGTGGGCCCGGCGGCCCCAGCCCGTGGCGGCACAGCGCGACGACGTGGCCCCGGCCGCCGCGTCGCTTCCCAAGCCGGGACCTGCCGGCCTGCCGGCGGGTTACGAGGACGTGCCGCACGACGAGGTGGCGACCAGCCGCATCCGACGGGTCACTGCCGAGCACATGACACGGTCACGGCGCACTGCTGCCCACATGACCACCGAGGTCGACGTCGACCTGGGTCGACTCACCGAGGTGCGCGCCCGGCTGAACGCTCGGCGCGCCAGCGTTGGCGAAGGGAAGCTGTCGTTCCTGCCGTTCGTCGCCCGCGCGACCTGCGCTGCGCTGCTGGAGCACCGCGACCTGAATGCGACCTTCGAGCCCGAACGCTTGTTGCGCTGGAACGAGGTCAACCTCGGCATCGCCGTCGACACCCCACGAGGCTTGATGGTCCCGGTGCTGCGGGCGGCCCAGCGGATGACGCTGGAGACCCTGGCCGAGGGCATCACCGATGTCGCAGGTCGGCTCCGGGACGGCAAGCCGGAGCCGGACGACTTCCGTGCCGGGACGTTCACGATCAGCAACCCCGGCTCGGTGGGTGCGGTGTCGGCGCCGGCCATCATCAACCAGCCGCAGGTCGCGATCCTGGGCATGCCCACCATCCAGCGCAAGCCGTGGGTCGTGGTGCTGCCGGACGGGCAGGAGACGATCGCCATCCGGCCGATCCTGCGACTGGCGTTGACCTTCGACCACCGAGCCGTCGACGGTGCCGACGCCACGCGGTGCCTCGTCGACATCGGCCGCCGCCTCGAGGCCTGGGACGCCGACGACTACCGCTGAGCCGTGAGCACGCTCGTGCCCCGCATGCGACGCATGCGGGGCACGGGCATTGCTGGACCGGGTGCGGCCGTCGGCGTCCGGGTCAGTCCGGGAGAACTGCGCGTGCGGACGCCAGGGCCGGCAGCTGGTCGGTCCCCAAGCCGTAGAGCAGGTAGTTCCAGAACTGGTAGGCCAGCTCGCGGGAACGGAGCTTCCCTCCGGGCCGGTACCACTGGTAGGCCCAGTTGCACATCCCGAAGGTCGCGAGCGCGGCCAGGTGCGTGTCGACGGGGCGGATCACTCCCGTCGCGACGCCGTCGGCGATCAGCTCCTCCACGATCTTCTCGTAGCGGTCCCGCTTGAGCTTGATCGGCCCACGGGCCTCCACGGTCAGCTCGCGGTGGTGCTCGAAGAACACACGCACGTGACCGCGGTGGGTCTCCATGAGCTCGAGGATGTCGGCCATGACCTCGAGCAGGAGCTGCTCGGAGCGCAGGCCCGTGTCGAGACGGGCCAGGTGCCGGTCGATGAGCAGGTCGATGAACTCCTCGTGGATCGCGTGGAGGATGTCGTCCTTGCTGGGGAAGTAGTGGTACAGAGTCGGCTTGGCGACCCCGACCTCTCGGGCGATGTCGTCCATCGTGGTGCTCGAGTAGCCGCTCTTGTCGAAGAGTCCGGCCGCCAGCGTCACGACCTGCTGACGTCTCTCGCCCGAGGACATCCGACGACGCGCCGCCCGATCAACTGTCTCCACCTTGCGTTCCTCTCTTGAGGGCTCGTCATGGCCCTCGGCTCAGCATATCGCTCGATGGGTCTCAACCGACCAGTCGGTCGAAAAGTTTCGCCGCCGACTGTCTGGCCGGTCTATACCGGCCCGTCACGGTTGAGCGGGGCGTAGACGTCCCGCCGTCATGTTCGATCAGCCACAAGGCCGCGTCAAGCGGCAGTTCGGCCATGGCTATCTGAAGAATTTGTGACTGGAGTCACCGGAACTGCTTGACAGTGTGATGGTGGCTACATAGTTTTCCTGACAGCGAACCGACCGACGAGTCGGATGGATGAGGAGTGGTGATGAGCAGCACGAGCGAGAGGTCCCTGGCGGTCGCCGGGGTGCGGCATGCTGCCGCGGTCCTCGTCGACGCTGCGTGCGACGTGTGCGCCGCCTGCGCCGCGGGCGCGCGGTTGCACTGCACCCGCCCCCTCGTCGAAGGCCGGCAGCTCACCGCACCGATGCCCCGGGTCGTCGCCGAGGAGATGCTCGAGGCGGTGACCGCGGTGGCGGCCCTGGTCGAGGCGCCACGGGTCGGCACGGTCGTGGTGGCCGCCCCTGCTGACTCGTCGCTGGCGGTCCTGGTGCGCGCGGTCTCGCCTTCTCGGGTGCTCTTCGCCGCCGACCTGCGCGACGAGGCCCTGCGTGCCGATCTCGGCCGCCTGGAGCCGTCGGGCCGCGCCCGCGTGGTCGTCGCGACCGGTGACGTGCGAGCGGCCGTCCGGGCGGTCCGTCGCGGCGGTCACGTCTGTGTCGGTGGCCCGGTCCTCGACGCCCCGAGCGTCACCGAGCTGGTGCAGCGCGAGGTCAGCCTGGTCGCACCGCTCGACGCCGCCGCAGTGCTGGGCCGGGTCTCGACGCAGGTCTGGTCAGCAGCAGTGGCCGCAGCCGCTTAAGCCCCCGCCCCCCATCGAACGACATCCGCAGCAACCACCTCAGGAGGAACAGCATGGGTCGCACCGCAGACGGTCAGTGGTCGGAGGAGTGGACTCCGCCCGTCTTCTCGATCGACGCGAACGGCAAGGTCATCGGTTACGTCAACGACCGGACCCCCAACAACTGGGGCCGTTGGGGCGAGCTGGACGAGAAGGGCACGGCGAACCTGCTGACGCCCGAACGCGTGGCGGCAGCGGGCAGGCTGATCGAGACCGGCAAGGTCGTCAGCCTGGCCATCCCGCTCGACAGCACCGGTCCGGTCCACCCGACCCGCACCGGTGTCGTCCACCTCTACGGCTACACCGGGTCGGACTTCGTGGCGGGCACCAAGGCGGGTCAGGACTACCCGAACTTCCAGGGCACCGACGACTACATCTTCATGCCTCTGCAGGGGAGCACGCAGTGGGACGGTCTGTCTCACTTCTTCTACAAGGACACGATGTTCAACGGCTTCTGGATCGGCAACGTCGAGTCCTACGCCGGTGCTCGCCGAGGCTCCATCCACCAGATGAAGGACACGCTGGTGGGGCGCGGTGTGCTGCTGGACCTGCCGAAGTTCAAGGGCGTCGACCGTCTCCAGCCCGGCTACGGCATCACGCCCGACGACCTCGACGCCTGTGCCGAGGCCCAGGGAGTGACCGTCGGGGAGGGCGACATGCTCGTCCTGCGCACCGGTCACGTGCCGTGGTACTACGAGATCGAGAACAAGATGGACTACTGGGGCTCGGCCCCGGGCATCACCCGAGCAGTCGTCGACTGGTTGGCCGAGAAGGACGTCGCCGCGCTGGCGATGGACAACATCGCGGTCGAGGTCGAGCCCTTCGAGGACGGCGCCGAGCACGTCTACCCGCTGCACGCCCGCCTCATCCGCGACCTCGGGCTCACCCTCGGCGAGGTCTGGTGGCTCGAGGAGCTCGCGTCGACCTGCGACGAGCTCGACCGCTACGAGTTCTTCCTCTCGGCCCCGCCGCTGAACGTGACCAACGCGTCGGGGTCGCCGACCAACCCCGTGGCCATCTTCTGACCCGTCGGGCATCCGCCCCCGGTGGTCCGGCGGTCTCCTCGCGAGCCCGCTGGACCACCGGCGCCACCCCCACACGCACTCTCCACGAGGTAGGCAATGCACACAGCACAGCGCACCAGTGACCTGGACCGCAGTCGACGGCTCGTCCTCGGCGAGGTCCTGGCCCGCAACGCCCGACGTGAGCCGCACCGTGCGGCTGTGGTCTTCGAGGACTCCTCCCTGACCTTCGCCGAGCTGGACACGCGGGTGAACCGGCTGGCCAACGCCCTGGCCGAGCGCGGAGTGGGTCGCGGCGACAAGGTGGCTGTGCTCATGTACAACCGGCTGGAGGTCGTCGAGTCGTTCTTCGCGTGCCAGAAGCTCGGTGCCTGTCCGGTACCGGTGAACTTCCGGCTGGCAGCCAGCGAGCTCGCGTACATCCTGGAGAACTCCGACTCGGTCGCGGTGCTGACCGACGACGAGCTCGCCCCGCTGGCTCTGCGCTCCACCTCGGACCTGGCGGCCGTGCGCTTCGTCGCCTCCACCGGTCGACCGGTCCAGGGCGCTCTGTCGTACGAGGACCTGGTGGCCGGCGGATCGCCGGAGGACCCGGGTGTGGACGTCGACGAGGACGACTTGGCCTTCCTGATGTACACCTCCGGGACCACGGGGCGTCCCAAGGGCGCGATGCTCACCCACCAGAACCTGGTGTCGAACACCATCAACTGGATCCTGGAGATGGAGGCTCGCCCCGGCGACGCCTGGCTCTCTGGTCTGCCGCTGTTCCACATCGGTGGCGTCAATGGGCTGCTCCCCTTCATCTACCTCGCGGGGACCTGCGTCATCACGCCGTCGACCAGCTTCGACCCCCAGGAGTCCCTGCGGTTGCTCGAGAAGCACAAGCCGGACATGTGCTACTTCGTTCCTACCCAGTGGCAGCAGATCTGCGAGCTGCCGGGGGCGGCGACCTCGGAGACGACGAACCTGCGGCGGGCCCTGTGGGGCGCTTCGCAGGCCCCGCCGAGCACTCTAGAGCTGTTGGTCGAGACGTTCCCCGCCGTGGGCATCGTCAACGCTTTCGGTCAGACCGAGATGTCGTCGAACACCTGCTTCCTCAAGGCCGACGACGCCGTGCGGAAGATGGGATCGGTGGGTCTGCCCGCCGTCAACGTCGAGGTCCGCATCGTCGACGAGGACGGTCAGGACGTGGCGCCAGGGGAGGTCGGCGAGATCGTCTACCGGGGCCCGACGGTGATGAAGGGCTACTACAAGGCGGACGAGGCCACGGCGGACGCGTTCCGTGGAGGCTGGTTCCACTCCGGCGACCTCGTCCGGCAGGACGACGAGGGCTTCATCTACGTCGTCGACAGGGTCAAGGACATGATCATCAGCGGGGGCGAGAACATCTACCCGGCCGAGGTCGAGCGGGCCGTGGAGAGGCACCCAGCCGTGCGCGAGGTCGCCGTCATCGGGGTCCCCCACCCGCGCTGGGTCGAGACGCCCGTGGCCGTGGTGGTCTCCGACACCGAGGAGCACCCCGACCAGAGCGAGGTGCTGGACTTCCTCAGGAGCGACCTGGCGTCGTACAAGAAGCCGCGCGCAGTCGTCTACGTCGACGAGCTGCCGCGCAACGCGTCGGGCAAGATCCTCAAGCGCGAGCTGAGGGACAGCTACTGGGGCCTGTTCGCTCCTCCGGAGGCGACCGAGTGAGCCTCCTGACCGTGCCGACCCGCACCGACCAGAGGGGGGTCCGCCACTACGACGTCTCGCTACCGGTCGACCTCGTCGACATGTTGCGCAGCACGGTGCGCGAGCGGGGCGCCCACCCCGCGTTCGTGACCGATGGAGGCGGGCTGACCTGGACGGAGACGGGTGCAGAGGTCGAGGCCCTGGCCCGGCGCCTGGCCGGTGCCGGGGTGCGACCCGGTGACCGCGTCGCGGTCCTGGCCGGCAACGGGTTGCCGTTCACGACAGCAGTGTTCGCCGTGTGGGCCGCAGGTGCGATCGCGGTGCCTCTGAACTTCCGACTGACCGCCGGGGACCTCGGGGGCCTGCTCAGTGACAGCGGGGCTCGTCTCCTGCTGGTCGGGCCGGGCCTGGAGCAGCTGGCCGCCGACTCGGTGGCGCAGTGCGGCGCGCCGCCGGAGGTCGCCCATGCTGATGGGGTCGGCCGGCTGCTCGTGGGCGGCGCCGAGGGAGGCCTCCCCGACCGCACGCCGGGTGGCGACGCACCCGCCGCGGTGATGTACACCTCCGGCACCACTGGTCGGCCCAAGGGTGTTGTGATCAGCCACGGCAACGCGCTGCAGAACGCCGTCACGTGCACCAGCGTGATCGGTCGGGGACCCGACGACGTGGAGCTGGTGATGGTCCCGCAGTTCAACATCACCGGCCTGTGCTCGCAGACGGTGCCGGTGGCTCTGCTGGGGGCGACGGCGTATCTCCTCGACGGCTTCGACGCGGCCCGTGCCCTGGACGCGGTCGGTGAGCACGGCTGCACCTCGACCGTCGGTGCCCCCACCATGTGGTGGCGCATGCTGGAGCAGAGCGACGAGCACGGTCGAGACGAGCTCACCGGGCTGCGTCTCGCGCTCTTCGGCGGCGCGCCGATGCCGACCGCGCTGCTGCAGCGAATGCACGACGCGATGCCCGACGCCACCCTCGGGAACGGCTTCGGCATGACCGAGACCTGCTCGATGCTCACCTACGTGGGCGGGGACGACGTTCTGCGGGTGCCGCACAGCGTCGGTGGCCCCCTGCCGCTGACCGAGCTGCGTCTCCTTCGGCCCGGGACCGACCAGGAGGCCGGCGACGGCGAGATCGGCGAGATCGTGGTGCGTGGTGCCCAGGTCGCGCTCGGCTACTGGACCGGTGACGGCATCGTGCCCCTGACGGACACGGAGGGCTGGATCTCCACCGGCGACGCTGCCGTCCTCGAGGACGGCTTCGTGGTCCTGCGCGATCGGCTCAAGGACGTCATCAAACGTGGAGGCGAGTCAGTCTTCAGCTTCGAGGTCGAGAACGTCCTCTACCAACACTCGGGAGTCCTGGACGCCGCAGTGGTCGGCGTCCCGGACGAGCAGTACGGCGAACGCGTGGTTGCGCACGTGGTCGCCAAGCCTGGCTCTGACCTCACATCCGAGGGGGTCCGCGCCTTCTGTCGAGATCATCTCGCCCACTTCAAGGTTCCGTCCGTGGTCGAGATACGGGAAGAGCTACCGCGAAATCCCGGCGGCAAGGTGGTCAAGTCTGCGCTCCGCAGCGCTCCCACCAGCTGATCCATCCCCACATCCTGTTCGACCCATGCTTTTGAAGGAGCACGGAATGAAGCGCACCATCCGCCTTGCCGCAGCAACACTCGCAACCGCCTTGGCCCTCACAGGGTGTTCCATGGGCGATGACGGCGACAACGAGAGCGAAGGCTCCAACGACAGCACCACCTCTGGGGAGAGCACTGCCGGGGAGCCCGTCGAGGACATCTCGGTCGGCTTCGTGGCCGTGAACCTCAACTCGCCCAGCATCAACGGGATCAAGGACCAGTTCGTCGAGGCCGCCGAGGAGAAGGGTTGGACCGTCGAGGTGTTCGACGGCCAGGGGGACCAGGCAGCGACCAACAACGCCGCCAGCGACTTCATCAGCCGCGGGGTCGACGTCATCGTCAACAACTCCTCCCCCAACGCACAGATGACCGGGGTGATGGAGGAGGCCGAGGCGGCGGGGATCCCGTTCGTCTCCATCTACGGCGGCTTCGTGGAGGGTGTCGACGCTGAGATCGGCACCAACGAGTTCATCAACAGCACCCTGGTCACGGGGGAGATGGTCAACCGTCTCGGTGGCAACGGTCGCATCGTCAAGCTCAACTGGACGGTGCTCCAGGCATTGCGGGACCGGGACGCCGGCTTCAAGGCCGTCGTCAGCGAGAACCCGGGGATCGAGGTCGTCCGCGAGATCGAGGTCAAGGTCCCGGGGCAGGTGGAGGACTCCTACGCCCAGCTGACGAACCTGCTCCAGTCCGACAAGAACATCGACGCCATCTGGCTGGGATGGGACGAGCTCGCCCCGTCGGCAGTTCGCGCCATCGAGGAGGCCGGTCTCGAGGACAAGGTCTTCGCAATGGGCTTCGACGGCAATGC from Nocardioides salarius harbors:
- the sucB gene encoding 2-oxoglutarate dehydrogenase, E2 component, dihydrolipoamide succinyltransferase, which gives rise to MAHVLMPHLGVSVTEGTLSSWLKQVGETVEVGEPICEVSTDKVDTEIESTVAGVLTQQLHAVDDVVQVGEALAAIASHDEIEPEPSIVPDPTSFGAGSEPEPPEALESRTPDTPVPDGALVLMPRLGVSVTEGTVSSWLKQVGETVEVGEPICEVSTDKVDTEIESTVAGMLAEQRYAEGEVVQVGEPLAVVTRDGSPAPAVGTSPAAVPASPPVPATLRPHRFDHEAEVRRVLDGLERSGRSPASPGARRLAADLGVDLATVRGTGGAGHVTRRDVLEWARRPQPVAAQRDDVAPAAASLPKPGPAGLPAGYEDVPHDEVATSRIRRVTAEHMTRSRRTAAHMTTEVDVDLGRLTEVRARLNARRASVGEGKLSFLPFVARATCAALLEHRDLNATFEPERLLRWNEVNLGIAVDTPRGLMVPVLRAAQRMTLETLAEGITDVAGRLRDGKPEPDDFRAGTFTISNPGSVGAVSAPAIINQPQVAILGMPTIQRKPWVVVLPDGQETIAIRPILRLALTFDHRAVDGADATRCLVDIGRRLEAWDADDYR
- a CDS encoding TetR/AcrR family transcriptional regulator, which codes for MSSGERRQQVVTLAAGLFDKSGYSSTTMDDIAREVGVAKPTLYHYFPSKDDILHAIHEEFIDLLIDRHLARLDTGLRSEQLLLEVMADILELMETHRGHVRVFFEHHRELTVEARGPIKLKRDRYEKIVEELIADGVATGVIRPVDTHLAALATFGMCNWAYQWYRPGGKLRSRELAYQFWNYLLYGLGTDQLPALASARAVLPD
- a CDS encoding cyclase family protein, with amino-acid sequence MGRTADGQWSEEWTPPVFSIDANGKVIGYVNDRTPNNWGRWGELDEKGTANLLTPERVAAAGRLIETGKVVSLAIPLDSTGPVHPTRTGVVHLYGYTGSDFVAGTKAGQDYPNFQGTDDYIFMPLQGSTQWDGLSHFFYKDTMFNGFWIGNVESYAGARRGSIHQMKDTLVGRGVLLDLPKFKGVDRLQPGYGITPDDLDACAEAQGVTVGEGDMLVLRTGHVPWYYEIENKMDYWGSAPGITRAVVDWLAEKDVAALAMDNIAVEVEPFEDGAEHVYPLHARLIRDLGLTLGEVWWLEELASTCDELDRYEFFLSAPPLNVTNASGSPTNPVAIF
- a CDS encoding acyl-CoA synthetase, yielding MHTAQRTSDLDRSRRLVLGEVLARNARREPHRAAVVFEDSSLTFAELDTRVNRLANALAERGVGRGDKVAVLMYNRLEVVESFFACQKLGACPVPVNFRLAASELAYILENSDSVAVLTDDELAPLALRSTSDLAAVRFVASTGRPVQGALSYEDLVAGGSPEDPGVDVDEDDLAFLMYTSGTTGRPKGAMLTHQNLVSNTINWILEMEARPGDAWLSGLPLFHIGGVNGLLPFIYLAGTCVITPSTSFDPQESLRLLEKHKPDMCYFVPTQWQQICELPGAATSETTNLRRALWGASQAPPSTLELLVETFPAVGIVNAFGQTEMSSNTCFLKADDAVRKMGSVGLPAVNVEVRIVDEDGQDVAPGEVGEIVYRGPTVMKGYYKADEATADAFRGGWFHSGDLVRQDDEGFIYVVDRVKDMIISGGENIYPAEVERAVERHPAVREVAVIGVPHPRWVETPVAVVVSDTEEHPDQSEVLDFLRSDLASYKKPRAVVYVDELPRNASGKILKRELRDSYWGLFAPPEATE
- a CDS encoding class I adenylate-forming enzyme family protein; this encodes MSLLTVPTRTDQRGVRHYDVSLPVDLVDMLRSTVRERGAHPAFVTDGGGLTWTETGAEVEALARRLAGAGVRPGDRVAVLAGNGLPFTTAVFAVWAAGAIAVPLNFRLTAGDLGGLLSDSGARLLLVGPGLEQLAADSVAQCGAPPEVAHADGVGRLLVGGAEGGLPDRTPGGDAPAAVMYTSGTTGRPKGVVISHGNALQNAVTCTSVIGRGPDDVELVMVPQFNITGLCSQTVPVALLGATAYLLDGFDAARALDAVGEHGCTSTVGAPTMWWRMLEQSDEHGRDELTGLRLALFGGAPMPTALLQRMHDAMPDATLGNGFGMTETCSMLTYVGGDDVLRVPHSVGGPLPLTELRLLRPGTDQEAGDGEIGEIVVRGAQVALGYWTGDGIVPLTDTEGWISTGDAAVLEDGFVVLRDRLKDVIKRGGESVFSFEVENVLYQHSGVLDAAVVGVPDEQYGERVVAHVVAKPGSDLTSEGVRAFCRDHLAHFKVPSVVEIREELPRNPGGKVVKSALRSAPTS
- a CDS encoding sugar ABC transporter substrate-binding protein, which codes for MGDDGDNESEGSNDSTTSGESTAGEPVEDISVGFVAVNLNSPSINGIKDQFVEAAEEKGWTVEVFDGQGDQAATNNAASDFISRGVDVIVNNSSPNAQMTGVMEEAEAAGIPFVSIYGGFVEGVDAEIGTNEFINSTLVTGEMVNRLGGNGRIVKLNWTVLQALRDRDAGFKAVVSENPGIEVVREIEVKVPGQVEDSYAQLTNLLQSDKNIDAIWLGWDELAPSAVRAIEEAGLEDKVFAMGFDGNAFAWDLIREGSPYVLEPANPFPLMGGKAVETIETIVGGGELPSKVVYMKPCLVNVQTVPAEGEEPDWENCAYFPGEV